The proteins below are encoded in one region of Pan paniscus chromosome 4, NHGRI_mPanPan1-v2.0_pri, whole genome shotgun sequence:
- the CPLX2 gene encoding complexin-2 isoform X5 — protein sequence MDFVMKQALGGATKDMGKMLGGEEEKDPDAQKKEEERQEALRQQEEERKAKHARMEAEREKVRQQIRDKYGLKKKEEKEAEEKAALEQPCEGSLTRPKKAIPAGCGDEEEEEEESILDTVLKYLPGPLQDMFKK from the exons ATGGACTTCGTCATGAAGCAGGCCCTTGGAG GGGCCACAAAGGACATGGGGAAGATGCTggggggagaggaagagaaggaccCCGACGcgcagaaaaaggaggaggagcgGCAGGAGGCGCTGcggcagcaggaggaggagcgTAAGGCCAAGCACGCGCGCATGGAGGCGGAGCGGGAGAAGGTCCGGCAGCAGATCCGAGATAAG taTGGgctgaagaagaaggaggagaaggaagcagAGGAGAAAGCAGCCCTGGAGCAGCCCTGCGAGGGGAGCCTGACCCGGCCCAAGAAGGCCATCCCTGCGGGCTGCggggacgaggaggaggaggaagaggagagcatCCTGGACACGGTGCTCAAGTACCTGCCCGGGCCGCTGCAGGACATGTTCAAGAAGTAA